The Mucilaginibacter gracilis genomic interval TCTATGGGTAATATTATTACTAAGTATCCGGTTAAAAAAATCACATTGAAATCAAAGGGTATCTCAACCTTATCGGGGCGTAAAATATGGTATGACGATATTTTGAAACGCCTTAATGTTGATGGTCGCGGCAAATATTTGGGCGAGTTTGATGGCGACGATAAAATATTGACTGTTTTAAATACAGGTGTTTACGAGCTTACCAGCTTTGAGCTAAGCAATCACTTTGATGATAAGATGATTTTGATTGAAAAGTATAATCCCGAAAAGGTTTATACGGTTATTCATTACGAAGGGAAATCAAAAAACTACTACGTAAAACGCTTTTTGTTTGAGCATGTGGCCATTGGCAAGCAAACCAGTGTAATAAGCGACGAGAACGGATCAAAACTTTATCTCATATCGGCAGCGGCGCAACCCATTGTTAAGGTTGATTTGCTTAAAGGTAAAACCCTGATACCCGAAACCATAGAAATAAACCTGGCCGATGCTATTGATGTAAAGGGAATGAAGGCGCAGGGCAACCGCCTATCACCGCATGATGTTAAAACGATTGAACTGATTGCCGAGCACGACGATGAAGAAGACGTGCCCGACCCCGTAGCCGAAACTCCGCTTAGCGAAGTAGTAGCCGCCGAAAAGGCCGATGACGAAGCCGAAAAGGAAATTACCGGCGATGATAGCGGGCGTGAAAGCAAGCCTGCAAAAAAGATAGATTTGGAAATAACTAATCCGGATGATTTGGATATTGACGATACCGGCCAAATTGGTTTATTTTGATTTGTTAAAGCTTGTTACTCACAATATTGTTACCGATAATAACACTACAATTACAATTGGCCCGCTTGTAATGCTTACCTTTGTTAAAACTTTTAAATTTTAATGAAGATATTTATTGCAGGACTACCATTCCAGGTTGGGGAAGAAGAACTAACTGCCGTTTTCGGTGATTTTGGGCATGTAAAATCACTAAGGATAGTTAAAGACCGCGAAACCGGACAAAGCAAAGGCTTTGGTTTTGTTGAAATGACAAACGATGACGAGGCTAAAGAAGCTATAAGTAATATGGACGGAG includes:
- a CDS encoding RNA recognition motif domain-containing protein — translated: MKIFIAGLPFQVGEEELTAVFGDFGHVKSLRIVKDRETGQSKGFGFVEMTNDDEAKEAISNMDGADYYGRRISVAEADDKPRTGGAAGGGGFKRSGGQGQKNFNR